CTGTAACGGTTCCCTGAGTTTCTTTAGGGAGTGGCAAAAACTGCATGCAGCTTAGTATGAGTATCTCAAGAATTTTTAGCAGCTGGACGTTTCACCCGTCTATTCTTAGAGGAGGCAGTCGATGAATCATTAATtcccaaaaacatttatatagtgTACTATATAAGTGTCCAAATTCACATTGAAAAATTGTCACtattcttgttttgttcctctGAAGTTTTGGGAAGTTATCAGCGATGAACACGGCATTGATCCCGCAGGAAATTATGTCGGTGACTCAGCCCTTCAACTCGAGAGAATTAATGTGTACTACAACGAGGCATCGTGTAAGTTGGTGTGTCACAGTCACTGAACTGTTCATTGGTCAGAGTGTGTGAATCATCTTTCTTGTAACCCCCTTCTCTCCTCGCCTGTTCGCATGATAAGTTCCTCttccctgaaaaaaagaaaattatatttagtgTATTTCAGCTATATAGTTTTTAATGGGTTATATAGCATTTAAAAGTTTCATAGGTTGGAATTGATTCgcctaatgtttttttctgtctttgcagTCTTTTTCTCACTTTGTCTTGCCCTAATGTTTTCAGTAAATTAATaatgatgtttgttttgttgttgttgtgtgtaatTGTGCTAGCTCACAAGTATGTCCCGCGGGCAGTTCTGGTGGATCTGGAGCCAGGCACGATGGATAGCGTCCGATCTGGTCCATTTGGCCAGCTCTTCAGACCTGACAACTTCATCTTTGGTAAGCACAGTCCTTGACAGAATCAGCCCTGCAGTCCTACTATAATTTTGGCTTTATTGTAGGCTATGTGGTTCACTTAAGCCTTAATTTATGTATATCTGACCGAGTACTTCAAGGTTGCATTATTTACTAATGTCATTTAATGACACATACCGATGATATTGAACATTGCATAGCTTAATTAAATCTTTAATTAAGTGAATAATTTCCTGTTACATACAATTTAGATTTAGCAAGATTAACAaaagatataaaaatgtatcaaacgGATTTCTATATGTAAAACCAGTTTCACCCAACAAAGGATATAGTAAAACAGATTGTAGATAGataaaccacaacaaaaattCTTAAATTAGCAGGCAGACAATTATGACATATTTGTAGCCTAGGAAGTGTGTCGACATAAGCATTGGAAAGAAATCAGTCTAATATTTAGAAAAGTAACAAAAATACACCTTATCTCACACATATTGTGGTTTCACTAGTTCACTTAACACAagtacacttacacatacaggaaatgaatacaaatgcaCTAGGAGGCAGTATGGCACTGAGCACAATCAGTAAATGACAATGCATATTGGGTCAACCATTAATGTGAATATATGTAAGAGGTCCATGTTTCAGAAATAATCCTTATGCACAGAACCAAGTTGCATATGCTAAGCTGACTTGAAATACTGAAACACATTAAGAGAGCTGAGATTTCCTTGATGAAATGAATTAACCTACTCACTAGGATTACATGACTTCACTTCAACCCTAGACTGCAGCTGGTCATGATAAATGTCCTCCACCTGCTGTGGGTGGGGCAGAGCGGGGCTGAAGGTGTGGGAGGTGAAATATTaagtttcctttctgtttcgaTGCTTGCAGGGCAGACAGGTGCTGGGAACAACTGGGCCAAAGGCCACTATACAGAGGGGGCAGAGCTGGTGGACTCTGTGCTGGATGTGGTGAGGAAAGAGTGCGAACACTGTGACTGCCTTCAGGGCTTCCAGCTCACCCACTCCCTGGGCGGTGGCACAGGCTCTGGCATGGGCACCCTTCTCATCAGCAAAATCCGCGAAGAGTACCCCGACCGCATCATGAACACCTTCAGCGTCATGCCCTCCCCGAAGGTGTCGGACACCGTGGTAGAGCCCTACAACGCCACGCTGTCCGTCCACCAGCTGGTGGAGAACACAGATGAGACGTACTGCATCGACAACGAGGCGCTCTACGATATCTGCTTCCGCACCCTCAAACTCACCACGCCCACATACGGGGACCTCAACCACCTGGTGTCATCCACCATGAGCGGGGTGACCACCTCCCTGCGCTTCCCCGGCCAGCTCAACGCCGACCTGCGCAAGCTGGCCGTCAACATGGTGCCCTTCCCCCGTCTGCACTTCTTCATGCCCGGCTTCGCCCCCCTGACCGCCCGCGGGAGCCAGCAGTACCGCGCCCTCACGGTGCCCGAGCTCACCCAGCAGATGTTTGACGCCAAGAACATGATGGCGGCCTGCGACCCGCGGCACGGCCGCTACCTGACGGTGGCCACCGTGTTCCGCGGGCCCATGTCCATGAAGGAGGTGGACGAGCAGATGCTGGCCATCCAGAACAAGAACAGCAGCTACTTTGTGGAGTGGATCCCCAACAACGTGAAGGTGGCCGTGTGCGACATCCCACCGTGCGGCCTCAAGATGGCCTCCACCTTCATCGGCAACAGCACGGCCATCCAGGAGCTGTTCAAGCGCATCTCCGAGCAGTTTTCCGCCATGTTCCGCCGTAAGGCCTTCCTGCACTGGTTCACCGGGGAGGGCATGGACGAGATGGAGTTCACGGAGGCAGAGAGCAACATGAACGACCTGGTGTCGGAGTACCAGCAGTACCAGGAGGCCACTGCCAATGATGGAGATGAGACATTTGACGATGATGAGGAGGAAGTAAATGAGTGAAGCTAAGAAGAGCCatgacttttttcattttcctaaaAGGCATTTTTTCCTATGAGAAtacacagattttcttttttgtgacatGCGTGTTTAAAagctgtgaatgttttttttttttaagtttagaaTGTATAATGACTGTTCAATGCAGCAACATGAACActtatgcaaaataaaaccacTGCAAAGGCAGACAAACTTGTCATGCGATCTGAGGCCTTTTCCTACCAGAACAATATTAACCAAATAAATTTTTTCTGATGaaatacagtgccgtgaaaaagtatttgcccccttcctgatttagtctattattgcatatttgtcacactgaattgtttcagatatttaaacaaaatgctaATATTAAACAAAGAGAATCTGagcatgaaacacatttttaaaagtcatttcaAACCAAATATGATAATAGAAAACTATGTTCCTCAAATTTTAACAGCTACTCAAGCACTGACTTGCTTCATGTTTTGGTTCACACATGGTACCAATATTAACAGCTGACACAGTTCATTTCACTTCTTATTTTCAACCAAACACTGAAATACAGAACAAGGCAATTATGTGTGCGCTTAGGTGAAAATGCTACTGCTGTCTGTTGAACAGCCTGATATGTGTTTTACAGGTGGAAAAGCCCTCGTGTGGTCATCcatcttattaaaatgtaaaattatctAAGGCATATCgccattttaatgaacaaaaacaaaagtatttaCATGTAAGGATCCAtcagacaaagaaaatgtaagGCGTGCTCTTCAAGAGCAAATTCATTGTAGGAAACCAATATACCGCTCCTCTTGCTTCATTGTCTTATGTAGTTTTGTTATTGGTGATACatttttgaagtttaaaaaatgtttaagatTGGTTATGTGATGTCATATCCTGGTATATCAGTGCACCATTTCACTGATATACCACAAGTGTGAAAAGTAATGGCTTCGTTTTCAAGGCAaagtactttttatacattcatttgATCCTTTGCCCATGAGGCCGTAGAGA
This is a stretch of genomic DNA from Anguilla rostrata isolate EN2019 chromosome 4, ASM1855537v3, whole genome shotgun sequence. It encodes these proteins:
- the tubb6 gene encoding tubulin, beta 6 class V — its product is MREIVHIQAGQCGNQIGTKFWEVISDEHGIDPAGNYVGDSALQLERINVYYNEASSHKYVPRAVLVDLEPGTMDSVRSGPFGQLFRPDNFIFGQTGAGNNWAKGHYTEGAELVDSVLDVVRKECEHCDCLQGFQLTHSLGGGTGSGMGTLLISKIREEYPDRIMNTFSVMPSPKVSDTVVEPYNATLSVHQLVENTDETYCIDNEALYDICFRTLKLTTPTYGDLNHLVSSTMSGVTTSLRFPGQLNADLRKLAVNMVPFPRLHFFMPGFAPLTARGSQQYRALTVPELTQQMFDAKNMMAACDPRHGRYLTVATVFRGPMSMKEVDEQMLAIQNKNSSYFVEWIPNNVKVAVCDIPPCGLKMASTFIGNSTAIQELFKRISEQFSAMFRRKAFLHWFTGEGMDEMEFTEAESNMNDLVSEYQQYQEATANDGDETFDDDEEEVNE